The following proteins are co-located in the Wenzhouxiangella marina genome:
- the nadD gene encoding nicotinate-nucleotide adenylyltransferase, whose protein sequence is MKNDAIAIFGGTFDPVHYGHLRAAAEVAEQLKVSDFRLLPAGHPPHREGTWADAYHRLAMLELALAPYPDLAVDDREVRRSGPSFMVDTLASVRADAGDAPVLLCVGQDAANGLNRWHRWRELFDLAHLVIMTRPRSRPRYPQDLGEMFAERRVQRTRDLMTTPAGRVRQVEVTQLAISSTDIRRQLASGRDPRFLLPATVLAYIRKHGLYAQAAGA, encoded by the coding sequence ATGAAGAACGACGCCATCGCCATCTTCGGGGGCACCTTCGATCCCGTTCACTACGGACACCTTCGCGCGGCGGCCGAGGTGGCCGAGCAGCTCAAGGTCAGCGACTTCCGCTTGCTGCCGGCGGGCCACCCGCCGCATCGCGAGGGCACCTGGGCAGACGCCTATCATCGCCTGGCCATGCTCGAGCTGGCCCTGGCGCCCTATCCGGATCTGGCCGTCGACGATCGGGAAGTGCGCCGTTCCGGGCCCTCCTTCATGGTCGACACCCTGGCCAGCGTGCGTGCCGATGCGGGCGATGCGCCGGTGCTGTTGTGCGTCGGCCAGGACGCCGCCAACGGACTCAATCGCTGGCATCGCTGGCGCGAGCTGTTCGATCTGGCCCATCTGGTCATCATGACCCGCCCCCGGAGCCGGCCGCGCTACCCCCAGGATCTGGGCGAGATGTTCGCCGAACGCCGGGTGCAGCGCACGCGTGATCTGATGACCACGCCGGCGGGCCGAGTGCGTCAGGTCGAAGTGACCCAGCTGGCGATTTCCTCCACCGATATCCGACGTCAGCTGGCCTCCGGTCGCGACCCGCGCTTCCTGTTGCCGGCCACGGTGCTGGCCTACATCCGCAAGCACGGGCTCTACGCTCAGGCCGCCGGTGCATGA
- the lptE gene encoding LPS assembly lipoprotein LptE, producing the protein MRILTVLALSLLTVACGFQLRGEAQLPAFMERTLIVSGDQSSPFLRELERLLEANGVEVETRPGESQAELVIVSERLRREPLTIAGDARVREFVLIFELTLSLSDPDGVLRIDRETLRLTRDYSFDEQEILAATREEEFLRSDLRQAMATRVLRRLEGLGET; encoded by the coding sequence ATGCGTATCCTGACCGTTCTAGCCTTGTCCCTGCTGACCGTGGCATGTGGCTTCCAGCTGCGCGGTGAGGCGCAGTTGCCGGCCTTCATGGAGCGCACCCTGATCGTGTCCGGCGATCAGTCGAGCCCCTTCCTGCGCGAGCTCGAGCGCCTGCTAGAGGCCAATGGGGTCGAGGTCGAAACCCGCCCCGGTGAATCGCAGGCGGAGCTGGTGATCGTCTCCGAGCGCCTGCGCCGCGAACCCCTGACCATCGCCGGCGATGCCCGCGTGCGCGAGTTCGTGCTGATCTTCGAGTTGACGCTCAGCCTGAGCGATCCGGACGGCGTCCTGCGCATCGACCGGGAAACCCTGCGTCTGACCCGTGACTACAGCTTCGACGAGCAGGAGATCCTGGCGGCCACCCGCGAGGAGGAATTCCTGCGCTCGGACCTGCGCCAGGCCATGGCCACGCGAGTCCTGCGCCGCCTCGAGGGGCTCGGCGAGACATGA
- the rlmH gene encoding 23S rRNA (pseudouridine(1915)-N(3))-methyltransferase RlmH: MISVGQRMPGWVAEGWQEYARRLPPHLPLELIEVPVAGRKATGREREAEAQALADRIPERARRIAMHGAGRPWSTEVLARHLADWQQDGDPVCFLIGGAEGLHPDLLASCQARWSLGPAVFPHMLVRVLVAEQLYRASTILSGHPYHRGG, translated from the coding sequence GTGATTTCGGTCGGCCAGCGCATGCCTGGCTGGGTCGCGGAGGGCTGGCAGGAATACGCCCGCCGTCTGCCGCCGCATCTCCCGCTGGAACTGATCGAAGTGCCGGTGGCCGGCCGCAAGGCCACCGGACGCGAGCGCGAGGCCGAAGCCCAGGCCCTGGCCGATCGGATCCCCGAGCGGGCGCGCCGCATCGCGATGCACGGGGCGGGCAGGCCCTGGTCCACCGAAGTCCTGGCTCGACATCTCGCCGACTGGCAGCAGGACGGCGACCCGGTCTGCTTCCTGATCGGTGGCGCCGAGGGCCTGCATCCGGATCTGCTGGCCAGCTGTCAGGCGCGCTGGTCACTGGGGCCGGCGGTCTTTCCGCACATGCTGGTGCGCGTGCTGGTGGCCGAGCAGCTCTACCGCGCCTCGACCATCCTCAGTGGACACCCCTATCACCGTGGCGGCTGA
- a CDS encoding DoxX family protein, whose translation MSELYDQLTDRLRAAGDWLAPLGLRLLLAHEFFTAGMNKFRVGSEAPGWFVNQEFAFPFGMLSANLNWMMVTWTEIVAGLALALGLFTRFFAVTLLVVTTVAIAAVHWPADWDSLGQLWQGYSVSRVMEDGEFRGNFRIPFLFLAMLLPLAFMGGGKLSLDQLLLVFTQRSDLIHDRVQDALAFALAALLLALISVYLIPSWGLVLFVLGALLLLRAWMVRSAR comes from the coding sequence ATGAGCGAACTCTACGATCAACTGACCGACCGCCTGCGCGCCGCCGGTGACTGGCTGGCCCCGTTGGGTCTGCGTCTGCTGCTGGCCCACGAGTTCTTTACGGCCGGAATGAACAAGTTTCGCGTCGGCAGCGAAGCGCCCGGATGGTTCGTCAATCAGGAGTTCGCCTTTCCCTTCGGAATGCTGTCGGCGAATCTGAACTGGATGATGGTGACCTGGACCGAGATCGTGGCCGGCCTGGCCCTGGCCCTGGGTCTGTTCACCCGATTCTTCGCCGTGACGCTGCTGGTCGTGACCACCGTGGCCATCGCCGCCGTTCACTGGCCGGCTGACTGGGACAGCCTCGGCCAGCTCTGGCAGGGCTATTCGGTCTCGCGGGTGATGGAGGACGGCGAGTTCCGGGGCAATTTCCGGATTCCCTTCCTGTTCCTGGCCATGCTGCTGCCGCTGGCCTTCATGGGCGGCGGCAAGCTCAGCCTGGATCAACTGCTGCTGGTGTTCACTCAGCGCTCGGATCTGATTCACGATCGAGTGCAGGACGCACTGGCCTTCGCTCTGGCGGCCCTGCTGCTGGCCCTGATTTCGGTCTATCTGATTCCGTCCTGGGGCCTCGTCCTCTTCGTCCTCGGCGCGCTGTTGCTGCTGCGCGCCTGGATGGTTCGGAGCGCGCGGTAG
- the rng gene encoding ribonuclease G has translation MSDEILINVTLTETRVAVVENGLLQELYLERDDDASYVGNIYMGRVERVLPGMQAAFVNIGLDRTAFLHANDILPRQPELNEEGEPVQPPAISELVHQGQQLLVQVIKDPLGSKGARLTTQLSIPSRYLVLLPEVANIGVSVRIETDEERQRLKDLLRSLIGEQVKAGFILRTNAEGVGEEALAKDIDYLRRLWARIEASVGSAKPGQCIYEDLSLPYRSLRDHMHAGIDKVRIDDQATQERAVRFAKEFFPEWSDRIEHYRADGPLFDLYGVEDEISRALSRVAPLKSGGHLAIDQTEAMTTVDVNTGAYVGFRNLEETIYKTNLEAAQAIARQLRLRNLGGIIIIDFIDMNDPEHKRQVLRTLQRALARDHARSTVSEISPLGLVEMTRKRTTESLEHRLCEPCKACDGRGRVKSVETVCAEIFREILRAVRQFETGQLRVMATPTVVHRILEDHHRSIAELTEQLGTSIQFQPEEQYGQEQFDVVLL, from the coding sequence GTGAGTGACGAGATCCTGATCAATGTGACCCTGACCGAGACCCGCGTCGCCGTGGTCGAGAACGGGCTGTTGCAGGAGCTCTATCTGGAACGCGACGATGACGCCAGCTACGTCGGCAACATCTACATGGGACGCGTCGAGCGTGTGCTGCCGGGCATGCAGGCCGCCTTCGTCAATATCGGCCTCGACCGAACCGCCTTCCTGCACGCCAACGACATCCTGCCGCGCCAGCCCGAACTCAACGAGGAAGGCGAGCCGGTCCAGCCGCCGGCGATTTCCGAACTGGTCCATCAGGGACAGCAGCTGCTGGTGCAGGTCATCAAGGATCCGCTCGGCAGCAAGGGTGCACGGCTGACCACGCAGCTGAGCATTCCGTCGCGCTATCTGGTCCTGTTGCCCGAGGTCGCCAACATCGGCGTGTCGGTCCGGATCGAGACCGACGAGGAGCGGCAGCGTCTGAAGGACCTGCTCCGGAGCCTGATCGGTGAACAGGTCAAGGCCGGATTCATTCTGCGGACCAATGCCGAAGGCGTGGGTGAAGAAGCGCTGGCCAAGGACATCGATTACCTGCGTCGCCTCTGGGCCCGCATCGAGGCTTCGGTCGGCTCGGCCAAGCCGGGGCAGTGCATCTACGAAGATCTGTCCCTGCCGTATCGATCGCTGCGCGACCACATGCATGCCGGCATCGACAAGGTCCGGATCGACGACCAGGCGACCCAGGAGCGCGCCGTGCGCTTCGCCAAGGAGTTCTTCCCCGAGTGGTCGGATCGGATCGAGCACTATCGGGCCGACGGCCCCCTGTTCGATCTCTACGGCGTCGAAGACGAGATCTCGCGAGCCCTGAGCCGGGTGGCACCGTTGAAGTCCGGCGGCCATCTGGCCATCGATCAGACCGAGGCGATGACCACGGTCGATGTGAACACCGGTGCCTATGTGGGCTTCCGCAACCTTGAAGAAACCATCTACAAGACCAATCTGGAAGCGGCACAGGCCATCGCACGGCAGCTCAGGCTTCGCAATCTGGGCGGCATCATCATCATCGACTTCATCGACATGAACGACCCCGAACACAAGCGTCAGGTCCTGCGGACCCTGCAGCGGGCCCTGGCTCGCGACCACGCTCGCAGCACCGTGTCCGAGATTTCGCCGCTCGGTCTCGTCGAGATGACTCGAAAGCGCACCACCGAGAGCCTCGAACATCGACTCTGCGAGCCCTGCAAGGCCTGCGACGGTCGTGGTCGGGTCAAGAGCGTCGAGACGGTCTGCGCCGAGATCTTCCGTGAGATCCTGCGTGCCGTGCGCCAGTTCGAGACCGGTCAGCTCCGGGTCATGGCCACACCCACCGTGGTGCATCGAATCCTCGAGGATCATCATCGATCCATCGCCGAGTTGACCGAACAGCTGGGGACCTCGATCCAGTTCCAGCCCGAAGAGCAGTACGGTCAGGAACAGTTCGACGTCGTTCTGCTTTGA
- the holA gene encoding DNA polymerase III subunit delta: MKCFPDRLAGTLERGLAPVYLVAGPELLLVEEACDAVRRRAREEQIAERVVLEADARFNWSELGSTGESMSLFASRRLIEVRLASGKPGRDGGAALRDWAEAGSDDVLLVKAQAWEIAQEKSAWFKALDKVGVFVPCWNVKAHQLPQWIERRLRSRGLSADDAACRFLAERLEGNLLAAAQEVERLALFYGRGACLDVEALRSAVADSARFDSFRLTELTVTGQAGAAVRCIRGLAETDTPQPMIVFALARELKLIESLQSLSQQMPLGQALDTLKIWQSRHQALAAAVNRMDPGTVRQALVRLSDLDRQSKSNARDEFWLNLERLCVGLALNDRERLAA, encoded by the coding sequence ATGAAGTGTTTCCCGGACCGGCTCGCTGGCACGCTCGAGCGCGGTCTGGCGCCGGTCTACCTGGTGGCCGGGCCCGAGCTGCTGCTGGTCGAAGAGGCCTGTGACGCCGTGCGCCGAAGAGCGCGCGAAGAGCAGATCGCCGAGCGCGTGGTGCTCGAGGCCGATGCACGTTTCAACTGGTCCGAGCTGGGGTCGACCGGGGAGTCCATGTCCCTGTTCGCCAGTCGCCGTCTGATCGAGGTCCGTCTGGCCAGCGGCAAGCCCGGCCGCGACGGTGGCGCCGCGCTGCGCGACTGGGCGGAGGCGGGCAGCGACGACGTGCTGCTGGTCAAGGCGCAGGCCTGGGAGATCGCCCAGGAGAAATCGGCCTGGTTCAAGGCCCTGGACAAGGTCGGCGTGTTCGTACCCTGCTGGAACGTCAAGGCGCATCAGCTGCCGCAGTGGATCGAACGCCGCCTGCGCAGCCGGGGGCTGAGCGCCGACGATGCGGCCTGCCGCTTCCTGGCCGAGCGCCTGGAAGGCAATCTCCTCGCCGCCGCGCAGGAGGTCGAGCGCCTGGCCCTGTTCTACGGCCGCGGCGCCTGCCTGGACGTCGAGGCCCTGCGCTCGGCGGTGGCCGACAGCGCCCGCTTCGACAGTTTCCGCCTGACCGAACTGACCGTCACCGGCCAGGCCGGGGCGGCGGTGCGCTGCATCCGTGGCCTGGCCGAGACCGATACGCCGCAGCCGATGATCGTCTTCGCGCTGGCCCGCGAGCTGAAGCTGATCGAATCCCTGCAGTCGCTGAGCCAGCAGATGCCGCTGGGCCAGGCGCTGGATACCCTGAAGATCTGGCAGTCCAGGCATCAAGCCCTTGCAGCGGCGGTCAATCGCATGGATCCCGGCACGGTTCGGCAGGCCCTGGTTCGCCTGTCCGACCTCGATCGCCAGTCCAAGTCGAACGCCCGCGACGAATTCTGGCTCAATCTGGAGCGGCTCTGCGTCGGCCTGGCCCTGAACGATCGCGAACGTCTGGCGGCATGA
- a CDS encoding Maf family protein, translated as MDTPITVAADLILASGSPRRRELLSGFGLLFEVQAAEIDESVHPGEAARRYVQRMALEKAAAVARRQPDRAVLAADTSVVIDGRILGKPGTPEAARAMLEQLSGRAHQVMSAVALLVPGREPVEALSVTDVRFAELPAAWIERYVASGDPLDKAGAYGIQNDAGHWVRRIDGSYSGVVGLPLFETGELLRAAGLLRI; from the coding sequence GTGGACACCCCTATCACCGTGGCGGCTGATCTGATCCTCGCCTCCGGATCCCCGAGGCGCCGCGAGCTGCTGTCCGGCTTCGGTCTCCTCTTCGAGGTCCAGGCAGCCGAAATCGACGAGTCGGTGCATCCGGGAGAAGCGGCGCGCCGCTACGTCCAGCGCATGGCCCTGGAGAAAGCGGCCGCCGTGGCCAGGCGCCAGCCGGATCGTGCCGTGCTCGCGGCCGACACCAGCGTCGTCATCGACGGTCGGATCCTCGGCAAGCCGGGCACGCCCGAGGCGGCCCGAGCCATGCTCGAGCAGCTGTCCGGCAGGGCGCACCAGGTGATGAGTGCCGTGGCCCTGCTCGTGCCGGGCCGCGAGCCGGTCGAAGCACTGTCGGTGACCGATGTCCGTTTCGCCGAGCTTCCCGCGGCCTGGATAGAGCGCTACGTCGCCTCCGGTGACCCCCTGGACAAGGCGGGGGCCTACGGAATCCAGAACGATGCCGGCCACTGGGTGCGACGGATCGACGGGAGCTACAGCGGGGTGGTCGGGCTGCCCCTGTTCGAGACCGGTGAGTTGCTGCGCGCGGCCGGTCTGCTGAGAATCTAG
- the rsfS gene encoding ribosome silencing factor, whose product MNAQPVLDAEALRDLAVSVLDDAKGEDIQVIDLRDRSSFADFMIVASGNSTRQVKAMADRLVQRAKAAGVQPLGVEGEREAEWVLVDLVDVVVHLMLPQTRAFYNIEKLWSAPPASQSAQI is encoded by the coding sequence TTGAACGCACAACCTGTCCTCGACGCTGAAGCCCTTCGCGATCTGGCCGTTTCGGTCCTCGACGATGCCAAGGGCGAAGACATCCAGGTGATCGACCTCCGCGATCGCTCCAGCTTTGCCGATTTCATGATCGTTGCCAGCGGCAACTCCACCCGCCAGGTCAAGGCCATGGCCGACCGGCTGGTGCAGCGCGCCAAGGCGGCCGGGGTCCAGCCCCTGGGCGTGGAAGGGGAGCGTGAAGCCGAATGGGTCCTGGTCGACCTGGTCGACGTGGTGGTGCACCTGATGCTGCCGCAGACCCGCGCCTTCTACAACATCGAGAAGCTCTGGTCGGCACCGCCCGCCAGCCAGTCCGCCCAGATCTGA
- the leuS gene encoding leucine--tRNA ligase, whose translation MSETYNPSAIEPSVQQAWEEAGSHRAERGSGERFYCLSMFPYPSGKLHMGHMRNYTISDVISRFHRMNGKRVLQPMGWDAFGLPAENAAMANGVPPAKWTRDNIDHMRGQLKALGFAIDWDRELATCDPEYYRWNQWFFLKLLERGVAYKKTGTVNWDPVDQTVLANEQVVDGRGWRTGALVEKREIPMYYLRITDYADELLAGLDELPGWPERVRTMQANWIGRSEGAEIDFACGDHTIKVFTTRPDTLIGATYMAVAAEHPLARAAAEHNPALAEFIAECQKGGVSEADIATQEKLGMDTGLKAIHPLTGDELPVWVANYVLMGYGEGAIMAVPAHDERDFEFANKYQLPIRQVVSLPEDVTWDATQWHDAYAAKDGSLVNSGDFDGLRCAEAATAIVAALEARNAGKSRIQFRLRDWGISRQRYWGCPIPIIHCEACGDVPVPEEDLPVRLPEDLVPDGAGNPLNRCEDFVNTSCPKCGAAARRETDTMDTFVDSSWYFLRYTCAGNDQAMVDEHTADWMPVDQYIGGIEHAILHLLYARFWTRLMRDEGLVGVSEPFEHLLTQGMVLAETYYREDDAGRRSWFNPADVEIERDEKGGIKRAILASDGQPVVPGGIEKMAKSKNNGVDPQALVDHYGADTVRLFSMFAAPPEQSLEWSDAGVEGAWRFLRRLWTGVQMHVAGQQPEGGGRALEARELRRLLHETIAKTGDDFGRRYTFNTAIAAIMEFCNHLNRFRAESDEGRALCQEAWEGVVRLIAPVTPHIAEALWTQLGREGSVFDAGWPDVDPEALKRDQITMVVQVNGKVRGRIEVAPDHPRDQVEAEALAEENVARFLTDLTVRKVIVVPNKIVNIVAN comes from the coding sequence GTGTCAGAGACCTACAACCCCTCCGCCATCGAACCGTCCGTCCAGCAGGCCTGGGAGGAAGCGGGCAGCCACCGCGCCGAGCGCGGCAGCGGTGAACGCTTCTACTGCCTGAGCATGTTTCCCTATCCCTCGGGCAAGTTGCACATGGGCCACATGCGCAACTACACGATCTCGGACGTGATCTCGCGTTTCCATCGGATGAACGGCAAGCGCGTCCTGCAGCCGATGGGTTGGGATGCCTTCGGCCTGCCGGCAGAGAACGCGGCCATGGCCAATGGCGTGCCACCGGCGAAGTGGACCCGCGACAACATCGACCACATGCGTGGCCAGCTCAAGGCGCTGGGTTTCGCCATCGACTGGGACCGTGAGCTCGCGACCTGCGACCCGGAGTACTACCGCTGGAACCAGTGGTTCTTCCTCAAGCTCCTCGAGCGCGGCGTGGCCTACAAGAAGACCGGCACCGTCAACTGGGACCCGGTCGACCAGACCGTGCTGGCCAACGAACAGGTGGTCGACGGCCGCGGCTGGCGCACCGGTGCCCTGGTCGAGAAGCGCGAGATCCCGATGTACTACCTGCGCATCACCGACTACGCCGACGAGCTGCTGGCCGGACTGGACGAGCTGCCGGGCTGGCCGGAGCGCGTGCGCACCATGCAGGCCAACTGGATCGGGCGCAGCGAAGGCGCCGAGATCGATTTCGCCTGCGGTGATCACACGATCAAGGTCTTCACTACCCGCCCCGATACCCTGATCGGCGCGACCTACATGGCCGTGGCTGCCGAGCACCCTCTGGCCCGCGCCGCCGCCGAGCACAACCCGGCCCTGGCCGAGTTCATCGCCGAGTGCCAGAAGGGCGGGGTGTCCGAAGCCGATATCGCCACCCAGGAAAAGCTCGGCATGGACACGGGCCTGAAGGCCATCCATCCCCTGACCGGCGACGAACTGCCCGTCTGGGTCGCCAACTACGTGCTGATGGGCTACGGCGAGGGCGCGATCATGGCCGTGCCCGCGCACGACGAGCGCGATTTCGAGTTCGCCAACAAGTACCAGCTGCCGATCCGCCAGGTCGTCAGCCTGCCCGAGGACGTCACCTGGGACGCCACCCAGTGGCACGATGCCTACGCGGCCAAGGACGGCAGCCTGGTCAATTCCGGTGATTTCGATGGCCTGCGCTGTGCCGAGGCTGCGACGGCGATCGTCGCCGCCCTCGAAGCCAGAAACGCAGGCAAGTCGCGGATCCAGTTCCGCCTGCGCGACTGGGGCATCTCCCGCCAGCGCTACTGGGGCTGCCCGATTCCGATCATCCACTGTGAGGCCTGCGGTGACGTGCCGGTGCCCGAGGAAGACCTGCCCGTGCGCCTGCCGGAGGATCTCGTGCCCGATGGCGCCGGCAACCCCCTCAATCGCTGCGAGGACTTCGTCAACACGAGCTGTCCGAAGTGCGGTGCTGCGGCGCGCCGCGAGACCGACACGATGGACACCTTTGTCGACTCGTCCTGGTATTTCCTGCGCTACACCTGCGCCGGCAATGACCAGGCCATGGTCGATGAACACACGGCCGACTGGATGCCCGTCGATCAGTACATCGGGGGCATCGAACACGCCATCCTGCATCTGCTCTACGCGCGCTTCTGGACCCGCCTGATGCGCGACGAAGGTCTGGTCGGCGTGTCCGAGCCCTTCGAGCATCTCCTCACCCAGGGCATGGTGCTGGCCGAAACCTACTACCGCGAAGACGACGCCGGGCGTCGCAGCTGGTTCAACCCCGCCGACGTGGAGATCGAACGCGACGAGAAAGGTGGCATCAAGCGTGCCATTCTGGCCTCGGACGGGCAGCCGGTCGTCCCCGGCGGCATCGAGAAGATGGCCAAGTCGAAGAACAACGGGGTCGATCCCCAGGCCCTGGTCGATCACTACGGCGCCGATACGGTGCGCCTGTTCTCCATGTTCGCGGCTCCGCCGGAGCAGTCCCTGGAATGGTCGGATGCCGGCGTGGAAGGGGCCTGGCGCTTCCTGCGCAGGCTCTGGACCGGGGTTCAGATGCATGTGGCCGGCCAGCAGCCCGAAGGTGGCGGTCGGGCGCTCGAGGCGCGCGAACTGCGCCGTCTGCTGCACGAGACGATCGCCAAGACCGGCGATGACTTCGGTCGTCGCTACACCTTCAATACCGCGATCGCCGCGATCATGGAATTCTGCAACCACCTCAATCGCTTCCGGGCCGAGTCCGATGAAGGCCGTGCCCTGTGTCAGGAAGCCTGGGAAGGGGTGGTTCGCCTGATCGCTCCGGTGACGCCGCACATCGCCGAGGCGCTCTGGACGCAGCTGGGTCGGGAAGGCTCCGTGTTCGACGCCGGCTGGCCCGACGTCGATCCCGAAGCGCTCAAGCGCGATCAGATCACCATGGTCGTGCAGGTCAATGGCAAGGTGCGTGGCCGCATCGAAGTGGCGCCGGACCATCCTCGTGATCAGGTCGAGGCCGAGGCCCTGGCCGAGGAAAACGTGGCGCGCTTCCTGACCGATCTGACCGTTCGCAAGGTGATCGTGGTGCCGAACAAGATCGTCAACATCGTGGCCAACTGA